Proteins encoded by one window of Chondromyces crocatus:
- a CDS encoding type IV pilus twitching motility protein PilT yields the protein MTSESRSFGPQSAAAYQHSPLDTLLAEMVEAGASDLFLAEGRPPAWRVDGQVTVTLHPPTTAEDLERFLGTVLRPAQRELFERTGDLDVGRSIPELGRFRLHFHMQRGAIGVVVRAVPSGQLSFERLRLPAVVQSFADAPRGLVLVTGGTGSGKSTTLAAMVHHINSQHSKHIVTLEDPIEFVHEDLLSLVTQREVGSDTRDFTVGLRHVVRESPDVIVVGEMRDPETMAVALSAALTGHLVLSSVHTIDATQTLQRVLSGFPEHQREQVCMDLSICLVGIVAQRLLPRADGEGRVAAVEVLTATPALRRLIREQRIDEVADLMQGGTEGMETFNRALVKLYQEGVISFETGAAYAQNADEFRMNAQGMERGATLTLEHELGGELGSDRAPVDMQGLLAAAMRGGASDLHLIAGRPPLLRVSGALRPLLGAEPLSPATARRLVLSLLSHAQRERFDLEREIDFALTVTGGSRFRVNAHYQRGTVAAAIRLIPGVVPEIDRLGLPRAVRELAGREQGLVLVTGPTGAGKSTTLAALLDEINRTRACHVVTLEDPIEFVHENKMATIEQREIGADTKGFAAALKNILRQDPDVILVGELRDPETIAAALTAAETGHLVFATLHSNDAPQTVDRIIDVFPPHQQPQVRVQLSAELLAVVAQRLLPKAMGEGRVPAFEVMVATQAVRTQIREGKVHQLLHTLETSRRDGMQTFERSLADLVQAGHVTMEEALRVARSRGGLEAQLKLDASGKVTRG from the coding sequence GTGACGTCCGAAAGCAGGAGCTTCGGTCCGCAGAGCGCGGCCGCCTATCAACACAGTCCGCTGGATACGCTGCTCGCCGAGATGGTGGAGGCGGGGGCTTCGGATCTGTTTCTGGCCGAGGGGCGGCCGCCGGCGTGGCGGGTGGATGGGCAGGTGACGGTGACGCTGCACCCGCCGACGACGGCGGAGGATCTGGAGCGGTTCCTGGGGACGGTGCTGCGGCCAGCGCAGCGAGAACTGTTCGAGCGGACGGGGGATCTGGATGTGGGGCGGTCGATCCCGGAGCTGGGGCGGTTCCGGTTGCACTTCCACATGCAGCGAGGGGCGATCGGGGTGGTGGTGCGGGCCGTGCCGAGCGGGCAGCTGTCGTTCGAGCGGCTGCGGTTGCCGGCGGTGGTGCAGTCGTTCGCCGATGCGCCGCGAGGGCTGGTGCTGGTGACGGGGGGTACGGGGTCGGGGAAGTCGACGACGCTGGCGGCGATGGTGCATCACATCAACAGCCAGCACTCGAAGCACATCGTGACGCTGGAGGATCCGATCGAGTTCGTTCACGAGGATCTGCTGTCGCTGGTGACGCAGCGGGAGGTGGGGAGCGATACGCGGGACTTCACGGTGGGGCTGCGGCACGTGGTGCGGGAGAGTCCGGACGTGATCGTGGTGGGGGAGATGCGGGATCCGGAGACGATGGCGGTGGCGCTGTCGGCGGCGCTGACGGGGCACCTGGTGCTGTCGAGCGTGCACACGATCGATGCGACGCAGACGCTGCAGCGGGTGCTGAGCGGGTTCCCGGAGCATCAGCGGGAGCAGGTGTGCATGGATCTGTCCATCTGTCTGGTGGGGATCGTGGCGCAGCGGTTGCTCCCGCGGGCCGATGGTGAAGGGCGGGTGGCGGCGGTGGAGGTGCTGACGGCGACGCCAGCGCTGCGGCGGTTGATCCGGGAGCAGCGGATCGATGAGGTGGCGGATCTGATGCAGGGCGGCACGGAGGGGATGGAGACGTTCAACCGGGCGCTGGTGAAGCTGTACCAGGAGGGGGTGATCAGCTTCGAGACGGGGGCGGCGTACGCGCAGAATGCGGACGAGTTCCGGATGAACGCGCAAGGGATGGAGCGGGGGGCGACGCTGACCCTGGAGCACGAGCTGGGGGGCGAGCTGGGGAGCGATCGGGCGCCGGTGGACATGCAGGGGCTGCTGGCGGCGGCGATGCGGGGCGGGGCGAGCGATCTGCACTTGATCGCGGGGAGGCCGCCGCTGTTGCGGGTGTCGGGGGCGCTGCGGCCGCTGCTGGGGGCGGAGCCCTTGTCGCCTGCGACGGCGCGGCGGCTGGTGCTGAGCTTGCTGAGCCACGCGCAGCGGGAGCGGTTCGATCTGGAGCGGGAGATCGATTTCGCGCTGACGGTGACGGGTGGGAGCCGGTTCCGGGTGAACGCGCACTACCAGCGAGGGACGGTGGCAGCGGCGATCCGGTTGATCCCGGGGGTGGTGCCGGAGATCGATCGGCTGGGGCTGCCGCGGGCGGTGCGGGAGCTGGCCGGTCGAGAGCAAGGGCTGGTGCTGGTGACGGGGCCGACGGGCGCGGGGAAGTCGACGACGCTGGCGGCGCTGCTGGACGAGATCAACCGGACGCGGGCATGCCACGTGGTGACGCTGGAGGATCCGATCGAGTTCGTTCACGAGAACAAGATGGCGACGATCGAGCAGCGGGAGATCGGGGCCGATACGAAGGGGTTCGCGGCGGCGCTGAAGAACATCCTGCGGCAGGATCCGGATGTGATCCTGGTGGGGGAGCTCAGGGATCCGGAGACGATCGCGGCGGCGCTGACGGCGGCGGAGACGGGGCATCTGGTGTTCGCGACGCTGCACTCGAACGATGCGCCGCAGACGGTGGACCGGATCATCGATGTGTTTCCTCCGCACCAGCAGCCGCAGGTGCGGGTGCAGCTCTCGGCGGAGCTTCTGGCGGTGGTGGCGCAGCGGCTGCTGCCGAAGGCGATGGGCGAGGGGCGGGTGCCGGCGTTCGAGGTGATGGTGGCGACGCAGGCGGTGCGGACGCAGATCCGGGAGGGGAAGGTGCATCAGCTCTTGCACACGCTGGAGACGTCGCGGCGGGATGGGATGCAGACGTTCGAGCGTTCGCTGGCGGATCTGGTGCAGGCAGGGCACGTGACGATGGAGGAGGCGCTGCGGGTGGCGCGGAGCCGAGGGGGGCTGGAGGCGCAGCTCAAGCTGGACGCGAGCGGGAAGGTGACGCGAGGCTGA